TCCGCGAGGGCGCGCTCTGGGCCGTGAATGTCCGCTGGACCGAGGAGGCGGCCGAGAAGGTCCGGGCGCGGAAGTATCGCTATATCTCGCCCGCGGTCGATTACGAGCTCGATAGCAACCGGATCACGCGGCTGATCAACGTCGCGCTGACGAACCTGCCCGCTTCGCACGGGCTTCCGCCGCTGATGGCGGCTTCGCAGGGAGCAAAAG
Above is a genomic segment from Polyangium spumosum containing:
- a CDS encoding phage protease, whose protein sequence is MLLFRAGVNKSYKGLLLFDEEAARRVLADFEAHGAELFFDYDHASLFGFSKGMGEAAAWFRPEVREGALWAVNVRWTEEAAEKVRARKYRYISPAVDYELDSNRITRLINVALTNLPASHGLPPLMAASQGAK